The Candidatus Methylomirabilota bacterium genome window below encodes:
- a CDS encoding CDGSH iron-sulfur domain-containing protein, which translates to MPVKVTIRPNGPYLVEGDIEVVDVNGNKVDTTARGPRIALCRCGASVTKPFCDGTHSKIGFQAAEAAVAQEKK; encoded by the coding sequence ATGCCCGTCAAGGTGACCATCCGGCCCAACGGCCCGTACCTGGTGGAGGGCGACATCGAGGTAGTCGACGTCAACGGCAACAAGGTCGACACGACCGCGAGGGGGCCTCGGATCGCGCTGTGCCGCTGCGGGGCGTCGGTGACCAAGCCCTTCTGTGACGGGACGCACAGCAAGATCGGCTTCCAGGCCGCCGAAGCGGCCGTCGCCCAGGAAAAGAAGTAG
- a CDS encoding Uma2 family endonuclease, translating into MSVSSPRAKHWTRAEYERLVDLGAFRPGERLELVGGALLVREPQGGPHATAVGLVEDALRAVFGAGWTVRGQFPIALDDDSEPEPDVAVVPGSRRDYVSGHPSRPVLIVEVADATLRFDRSAKASLYARSGIADYWVVNLVDRVLEVRREPVAAPKARYGHRYTTTIMLRGGEHVTPLAAPHATVPVADLLP; encoded by the coding sequence ATGTCGGTCTCCTCGCCGCGCGCGAAGCACTGGACCCGGGCCGAATACGAGCGGCTGGTCGACCTCGGCGCCTTCCGCCCTGGCGAGCGCCTGGAGCTGGTCGGCGGCGCCCTGCTGGTTCGCGAGCCTCAGGGCGGTCCGCACGCCACCGCGGTTGGGCTCGTCGAGGACGCGCTTCGTGCGGTCTTCGGTGCCGGGTGGACCGTCCGCGGGCAGTTCCCGATCGCCCTCGACGACGACTCGGAACCGGAGCCCGACGTCGCCGTGGTCCCGGGCAGCCGGCGCGACTACGTCAGCGGCCACCCATCGCGACCGGTCCTCATCGTCGAGGTCGCCGACGCGACCCTCCGGTTCGACCGGAGCGCGAAGGCCAGCCTCTATGCGCGCTCGGGCATCGCTGACTACTGGGTTGTCAACCTCGTGGACCGCGTGCTGGAAGTTCGGCGCGAGCCCGTCGCCGCGCCAAAGGCGCGATACGGTCACCGCTACACCACCACCATCATGCTGCGGGGCGGAGAGCACGTGACCCCTCTCGCCGCCCCGCACGCGACCGTGCCGGTGGCTGATCTGCTGCCCTAG
- a CDS encoding ABC transporter substrate-binding protein: protein MRTILTALTAILLLCPAPATAQSVLRIGLNDDPDALDPTISRAYTGRLVFAALCDKLFDVTPDLKIVPQLATGYEWAADRKAITLKLHPGVRFQDGEPFNAEAVKFNIERHQTTPGSFRKSEIAEIQSVEVVNDLTVRFHLSQPLVPLLAALTDRAGMMVSPKAAKALGDKLGTQPVCAGPYKFVQRVAQGKIVVEKVADYWDKGAFSIDRIEFVPITDSSSRLASLRSGDLQMIERVSPTDLAEIRGDSKLKVTGVPELGYQMIPLNVANGPKSKTLSDVRVRQALDLAIDRETLVKTVFNNEYIAGNQFVSPASPYYDKKVPVAKRDVAKAKQLLKDAGQPNLNFTLVVPPERDRQEASLILQAMWSEAGITANLQTQENVTMLQSGRKGDFEAYFTFWSGRPDPDGNIYSFMTCKGAQNDQHYCNQDVDALLTKARQVADQAERKKLYDQATELIKKDVPRLILWHRRVFTGFSTRVQGFTPYPDGIIRFRGLKLAN, encoded by the coding sequence GTGCGAACGATCCTGACCGCCCTCACCGCGATCCTGCTGCTCTGCCCCGCCCCCGCAACCGCCCAGAGCGTGCTGCGCATCGGGCTCAACGACGACCCGGACGCGCTGGACCCGACGATCAGCCGCGCCTACACCGGCCGCCTGGTCTTCGCGGCGCTCTGCGACAAGCTATTCGACGTCACGCCGGATCTGAAGATCGTGCCCCAGCTCGCCACCGGCTACGAGTGGGCCGCCGACCGCAAGGCCATCACGCTCAAGCTGCACCCGGGCGTGCGCTTCCAGGACGGCGAGCCGTTCAACGCGGAAGCGGTGAAGTTCAACATCGAGCGACACCAGACCACGCCGGGCTCGTTCCGCAAGTCGGAGATCGCCGAGATCCAGAGCGTGGAGGTGGTCAACGACCTCACGGTGCGCTTCCACCTCTCGCAGCCGCTGGTGCCCTTGCTCGCCGCGCTGACCGACCGCGCGGGCATGATGGTCTCGCCCAAGGCGGCCAAGGCCCTCGGCGACAAGCTCGGCACCCAGCCGGTGTGCGCCGGTCCCTACAAGTTCGTGCAGCGCGTGGCCCAGGGCAAGATCGTGGTCGAGAAGGTGGCCGACTACTGGGACAAGGGCGCGTTTTCCATCGACCGCATCGAGTTCGTGCCCATCACCGACTCCAGCTCGCGCCTGGCCAGCCTGCGCTCGGGCGACCTGCAGATGATCGAGCGCGTGTCGCCGACCGACCTCGCGGAAATCCGTGGGGACAGCAAGTTAAAGGTCACCGGCGTGCCCGAGCTGGGCTACCAGATGATCCCGCTGAACGTCGCGAACGGGCCGAAGAGCAAGACGCTCTCCGACGTGCGCGTGCGCCAGGCCCTGGACCTGGCCATCGACCGCGAGACGCTGGTGAAGACCGTGTTCAACAACGAGTACATCGCGGGCAACCAGTTCGTCAGCCCCGCGAGCCCGTACTACGACAAGAAGGTGCCGGTGGCCAAGCGCGACGTCGCCAAAGCGAAGCAGCTGCTGAAGGACGCGGGCCAGCCCAATCTCAACTTCACGCTGGTGGTGCCGCCGGAGCGCGACCGACAGGAGGCCTCGCTGATCTTGCAGGCCATGTGGTCCGAGGCCGGCATCACCGCCAATCTCCAGACGCAGGAGAACGTGACGATGCTGCAGTCGGGCCGCAAGGGCGATTTCGAGGCCTACTTCACGTTCTGGAGCGGCCGGCCCGACCCCGACGGCAACATCTATTCGTTCATGACCTGCAAGGGCGCCCAGAACGACCAGCACTACTGCAACCAGGACGTCGATGCGCTGCTGACCAAGGCCCGCCAGGTCGCCGACCAGGCCGAGCGCAAGAAGCTCTATGATCAAGCCACCGAGCTGATCAAGAAGGACGTGCCGCGCCTCATCCTGTGGCACCGGCGCGTGTTCACCGGCTTCAGCACGCGCGTGCAGGGCTTCACGCCCTACCCGGACGGGATCATCCGCTTCCGAGGCCTCAAGCTCGCCAACTAG